The window TGCAGTTGCAGATGAACCCTGAAGATCACCGTTGGTACTGCGACAACATGTGGGTCGAGGGTGAATTCACCACCGTGACGAAGAGCCTCAAGAAACTTTTCACTGAGGTTCCCTCACAAAAGGCATTCACTATCTGGATGGGCAATGGTCTGATGCGTCCACTTCCCGATATGGCCTTCTCGCTCCAGTCGCCTGGATACGTTTCCTGCTATTTCGTCTATGAAGACGAAAAAGATGACCAGTACTACCGCACCTGGTTGAACGACGCGATGGCAGAGGCACAGCCTGTGACCGTGGGCCAGTATCTCGGAGACAGTGACATGACAAACCGTCAGCTCAAGTTCATGGCGGATGAAAACTACGCCAAGTTGCAAGAGATTATTGCCAAGCGTGACCCTGAAGGTCGCTTTGTTCGTTACTTGGCTGCCGACCCCGCTACGGTAAACAAGAACCACTGGGAACTCTAGGAGAACATCGTGCGTATCCACCTCGGAGCGAATTACTTAGGTTATGAACTTGGCCGTGCTCTCGAGGCGTGGCTGGATTCCACTGGCTTCGAGGTTGTGTGGCACGGTGCTCCAGAATTCGACAACGAGGATGACTACCCGCTCTACTCAATTCGAGTGGGACAAGCTGTCATTGAAGATGAAGATGCAGGTGTGCCAGCAAGAGGAATCATTGTTGGCGAAACTGGAGCTCCAGAAACGATTGTGGCTAACAAGGTAAACGGTAGCCGTGCAGTTCCTGGGCTTTCAAAGGAATTTGTCATAGATGCTCGCCAGCATGCCGATGCAAATATCTTGATTCTTGGTCAGAAGCTGATTCAAGAAGTCGATGCTCGGGAGCTCGTCACTGTATTTTTGGCAGAAGATTTTTTGAACATACTTGATGATGCTCGTCGCATAATCAACACTGCTGAGTTTGAAACTTCAGGAACAATCGAGGGCTGGATGATCGAGTATTCATCCGGCTCCTCCGGGCCTAAAGGGCTGTAATGCCGCGGGCTCTGCTCTACGACGAGTTCGGCGGCATCGATGTTCTCTACATCGGAGAGGTTCCTCATTCTGAAATGCAGCCCGGCCAGGTTCGACTCTCCGTCAAAGCTGCGGCACTCAATCCCTTCGATTTCAAGATGCGCTCAGGCCTCATCCCGATGCCAGCAACCTTCCCGCATGGTGTGGGCAACGATGTTGCTGGAATCGTCACTGAGGTTGCTGCTGGATCGACCTACTTCAACGGCGACCCCATTGTTGCTGGTGATGAGGTTCTGGGATTTGCCGACCAGAACGCGATTGCGGAAGATGTTGTCCTCGGAGCTTCACAAATTGCACCAAAGCCTGCTGGACTTTCTTGGGAAGTAGCAGGCGGTCTTGCTGTTGCTGGACTTACAGCTGACGCGTGCATCACTGCGTTGAACATTTCTGCGGCCGACACTTTGGGTGTCAGTGCCGCTGCAGGGTCTGTAGGGCAGGTGTTCTGCCAGCTCGCGCTGGCGAAGGGGGCAACTGTCATTGGCTCTGCGAGTCCAGCAAATGCTGAGTTTTTGCGCCAACTGGGTGTAATTCCTGTTGACTACACCGGCGATATCGCTGCCCAATTCACCTTTGCTGCCCCACATGGACTGACAAAATTTCAAGACAACTTCGGGCGACCAGCTATAGATATGGCGTTGGGATTAGGCCTTTCGCCAGAGAAAGTGTGTTCCATCGTTGACCACGGAGCCGTTGCTGAATTAGGTCTTGCTACCCCTGGCAGATACGAACGATCTGCCTCAAAACTCTCAGAACTAGCCCATCTTGTGGCCTCTGGGAAGCTCACGTTGAACGTGCAAGCACGGTTTCCATTGGAACATTTCCGCGAAGCTTGTGAGCTGTTGGAAGCCCGTCATGTCCGTGGCAAAGTTGTTATAACGTTTTGAAAACATACGCAGCCGCGATAGCACCCATTAGCGACACGATGTACCGGGATTTGTCGCTGAATGCTTGACTGACAGAGTTCGCAGCAAAGCCGCTGTGGACACACAACATAGCAATGGGGCTCGTTGATTTCGCCCCTTGCTATTCCACAGCAGGAGGAAATGTGATTAAGGCAAAATTCATGGCGACGGGCGCGGTACTCGCGATCGCCGCGATGGCGCTGACTGGTTGTAGCTCGGACTCGGGTAGCGACTCAAGCAGCAACATTGGACTGAGCGAAGAAGCCGCTGCGGCTCTTGAGGTTGCATACACCGGTGTTGGCACCGAGCTGAACCTCGACAGCATCAAGGATGTACCCAAGGACGTCAACCTGTACGTCGTATCTTGTGGCGAGCAGGTTCCAGGATGTTCCGTACCCGCAGCTGCTGTGAAGGCTGCTGCTGAAAAGCTTGGATGGACTGCAACAATCGCAGACGGCAAGCTGAACCCAGAAGGCTTCGCAACTGCCATCCGTCAGGGTGTTGCAGGCGGCGCTAACGTAATCATTCCTATCGGTATCGGTTGTGGCGTTGCTCAGGCTGCATTCCAGGAAGCAGTTGATGCAGGCGTCAAGATCATCGGTGGCGGTGGCGTTGACGACTGTGACCCCAAGCTTTGGGCATCAGAGCGTCTTTGGCTCGAGGACTTCAACCCAATCCAGCAGTGGGAAGAGTTCGGAAAGCTTCAGGCTGACTACGCATTCGGTAAGCACAACGGTGAAGTGAACGCAATTGTTCTAAACTTCACCGGCCAGGTATTCGGTCAGTGGATCACCGATGGTTTCACAAAGGAACTGGAAGCACTTGGTAACAAGGGCAAGGTTCTCGAAACTGTAGACGTAAGCGACCCTGAAACTCAGGATGGCTCAATGCTTCAGAAGGTCAACACCGCGATTCTAAACAACCCAGACGCTAACACTCTCATCGTTCCTATCGATGGATGGCTTGTTGGCGGTCTTGCTCAGGCAATCGTTCAGTCCGGAAGTGCTGAGCAGCTGCTGGTTGTAAGCCGCGGCGGTGACGCTCCTGTTCTCGACATGATCCGCGCAGGCGGTCAGGGTGTTAACGCAACCATCGGTTTCGCTGTTGGTTGGGGCGCATGGGGTTCGGTTGATACCGCAGCTCGTGTTCTCTCTGGCGGTACCCCAGCGTGGATTGGTGAGTCAATGCAGGCAGTTGACGTTGATCACAACATGCCAAAGTCTGGCGGCTACGAAGGTGCCGTTGACTACCAGAAGGTCTTCTCGAGCGCCTGGGGCAAGTAGTGAGCAACAAGCCACTTAGTGGTTCGGAGGCGGCTGGGTTTTCCCCAGCCGCCTCTGGCTCCCACTCAGAAGTAGCCCTCACCATCACAGGGCTCAATAAATCATTTGGTGGAACACAAGCGTTATCAGATGCAAGCTTGACCGTTCGAAAAGGCACAGTCCACGCGCTTCTTGGCGGAAACGGTTCCGGCAAGAGCACTTCGATCAAAATTCTCGCGGCTGTCTACACGGCAGACTCAGGAGATCTCACAATTTTCGGAAAGCCTTACTCGCTTTCCGGTTACACCTCTCAAACTGCACAACAAGCAGGACTCCGATTTGTCCACCAGGATTTGGGTCTTTTCCCTGAACTGTCGATTGAGGAAAACTTTGCTCTCGACGCGGGATATCCATTGCGAAGCTACGGTGGAGTTGATTGGAAGAAACTTCGCGCACACGTCAGCAGGTTACTTACCGAGTACGAAATTGATGCTGATCCATGGGCACCTGTTCAGTCTCTCCGTCCTTCGGACCGCACCATGGTTGCTATTGCTCGTGCTCTTCAAGACCAGGTAGAGGGTGAAGATCTCATCCTGGTATTGGATGAGCCCACAGCTAGCCTTGCTCTGCACGAATCAACCCGCTTGCTCGAGCAGGTGCGTCGCCGAGCAGATAAAGGCCAGACCGTGGTCATGGTCAGCCACCGTCTGCAGGAAGTTCTTTCCGTGGCTCATGACTTCACGGTGTTCCGTGATGGCAAGGTTGTAGGAACGCTTACTGATGCTTCTCCTACTGAAGATGAACTCGTAGAAATCATGGCGGGCAGCTTGGTGAAGTCTCTGAGACCAACTGGCTCTCAAAGTCATGCTCGAAATGAAGAAGTTGTTGTGCTCAAGAGCATTCACGGTGGGCCATTGCGCGGGGTGAACCTCACAGTGCATGCAGGTGAAATTCTTGGTATCGCTGGCTTAGTCGGTTCTGGCCGTTCCTCAATACTTCTTAATATTTTTGGTTCTGTTAAGCCTTCAAAGGGCACCATCATTTTGAATGGCAAAGAATTCACGCCCAAGCACATCGATGAAGCGATGGATGCTGGTGTTGCAATGGTTCCAGAGAATCGTGTTCAGGATGCTGCATTCTCGGATCTTTCGGTTCGTGAAAACATTGCTGCATCTGTGTTGCGGGAAAACTGGGTTCGCGGATGGATGTCCCGGACAAAAGAACGCGGCATTGCACGAAAGCTCATTGAACGTTTCTCCGTCAAGGTTGCAGGCCCAGATGCTTTGTTCTCATCCATGTCTGGCGGTAATCAACAAAAGGTTGTTCTCGCTCGTTGGATGCAGCGTAACCCCTCACTTCTTCTCCTAGACGAACCAACTCAAGGCGTGGACGTCATGTCGCGAGCAGATATTTACTCTGTCATTCGAGAAGCAGCAGCAGCCGGGATGGCTGTAATCGTTGCATCCTCGGACGTTAGTGAACTGCATGCACTCAGTGACCGTGTGGCCATTCTCAGATCCGGTCGCATAACCGACGAAGTAGTAGCCGGCGAACTAGAAATAGATTATCTCAACCGACTTGTCCTCAAAGACCCAACAGGAGCAATCCCTGTTGTTAAAAGCGCAACTGCACGGAAGGCACGTTCATGACGAACAACAAAGAAGTTTTGCCCTCAGGTAAAGAACGAATCACCTTCGGAGTGATTCTTGAGCGTTACGCCCTCCTTATTTTGCTTGCTCTCGTGTTTATGTTTTTCACGGTAAACCCAGCAAGCTCGCGAGCATTCCCGACGGTTATGAATCTCAATGTGATTCTCGGCAGCCAGGCTGTGGTTTCGCTTGTCGCAATTGCTGCGTTGTTCCCGCTTATCTCTGGTTACTTTGACTTCTCGCTCGGTGCAGTGGCAGCAATGGCCCAGGTCATGAGTGCAGGTCTTATGGCAAATATGCACGCACCGCTGTGGGTAGCAGTCATCGTCCCAATCTTGCTTGCTTCGCTTGTTGGACTGTTCAACGGTTGGTTAGTGACCAAGCGCCATATGCCTCCGTTTGTCACCACTCTTGCAACTGCAACTTTGCTCTCCGGAATTATCCTCTGGTACACGGGCGGTCAGACGATCGTTTCGGGAATTGACCCAGCTATCACGAAGTTTGGTTCATCCAGATTCTTGGGACTTCCAACAGTCGTCTACCTGGTGCTCATTGTTGCTATTGCTGCATGGTACTTCTTGTCTCAAACCCCTTATGGTCGTTCACTTTATGCAATCGGTTCGAACGTCAACAGTGCACGCTTGGTTGGTGTTCGTGTTGAGAAGAATGTCTGGTGGAGCTTTGTTGTAGCTTCAAGCATTTCGGGTCTTGCCGGTGTAATTCAGCTTTCACGTATGGGAAGTGCAACAGCAGGAGACGGCGGCGCACTTCTGTTTGCCGCGCTTGCTGCAGTATTCCTTGGAGCAACCGCAATCAACCCCGGATTCTTCAACGTGTTCGGAACACTTATCGGTGCACTCTTTGTCTCCATCGCGGTCAGTGGCCTCGTGCTTTCAGGAGCAAGCGGTTGGGCATCGCCAGTATTCAACGGAACCGCCCTACTTCTCGCTGTCGGTTTCTCTACCTACCTGGGTCGCCGCAAGCGTCGAGGCTAACTCTCACAATAAAGAAAAGGAACACATCATGGCATTTGTATGCTCCGCGACTTGGATCGCAAAAGAAGGCAGCGCTGACGTAGTAGCAGAAGCACTGAAGCACCTCTCTCCTGCTTCGCGAACTGAAGAAGGCAACATTTACTATCAGGCCTACCAGGACCCTGCAGAACCCAACACGTTCCGAATCTTTGAGGTCTACACTGATGAGGCCGCATTCAAGGCTCACGCAGAATATGACCACTTCAAGGAGTACGCGCTCGGTAAGGCAATTCCTGTTCTCGAGACTCGTCAGCGCGACTTCTACGAGACCTTGGACTACTAAGAATGCGTATCGCTCGCTATCAACACAACGGGTTCCCCCATCTCGGTGTTATTCGCGATGGGAAGATCCTCTCGTTGCAGACCAATCTCACACTGTTGGAAGTATTGGCACTTCCACGACGTGAGCGTGATTACCTTGAAGGGCAAGCTGGGAAGTACTTTCGTGCTCCAGCTGACTCAGTGAAATATCTGACCCCAGTTGAACCGCGGGCAATGCGTGACTTCCTTTCATTTGAAGCACACGTCGCCGGAATGAAGAAATCTTTCGACGGCGATGGAACTATTCCTGATGCCTGGTTTGAAGCTCCTGGCTTCTATTTCATGAACCCTTGGGCGACCTCGGGGTCGACTGATGACATCCCCATGCCACCTTTGACTAAGCGTCTTGATTTTGAGCTTGAGATGGCTGTCGTGATTCTCAAGGAAGCTCGTGATGTGAGCGTTGAAGAAGCAGGCGACTATATCGCCGGATATTGCATTTTTAATGACTGGTCTGCACGTGATATTCAGGCGAATGAAATGAAAGTGGGCCTTGGCCCTAACAAGGGCAAAGACTTTAATAACACTTTCGGTCCGTGGATTACGACTCCAGATGAGCTTGAGCAATACCGCGATGGTGACCGTTACGACCTTGAAATGGTCGTCAAGGTCAACGGTGTTGAATATGGCCGTGACTCGTGCAAGAACATGTCTTGGTCATTTGAAGAGCTTATTTCGCACGCATCCCGCGGAACAGTCGTTGGCGCTGGGGATGTCCTAGCTTCTGGCACTGCAGGTATGGGTGCGATGTCCGAACACTGGAGCCGTTCTAAGCAAAACGAGACCCCCGCTCCGCTTCAAGTGGGCGACGTAGTGGAAATGACCATCGAAGGTTTGGGCATGCTTTGCAACACTGTCACTGAATGTGTCAGCCCAGGCCACACAGTTCCCCGTGCCCGTCGTACCTACAGCGAGGATCGTCTGTGAACTCCCTTGTCAAGACCGTAAACCCCTCCACCGGAGAAGCCCTCGAGAACTACCCAGCACTTGATCATTCTGGTTTGGACGCTGCACTTCAATCCACTGCAGATGCGCAGAAGCATTGGAAGACCACAGACATTGCTTACCGTGCACAATTGCTGCGCAAAGCAGGTGCAATTCTTCGCGACGAGGTTGATACTCACGCTGGATTAATTGCAACGGAGATGGGAAAGCCTGTCACTGAGGCTCGTGCAGAGGTTCTCAAATGTGCCTTGACCTGCGATTACTACGCAGATCACGCTGAAGAATTCTTGGCACCCAAGCCGGTCAAGACAGAAGCTGTCACGTCCTATGTTGCCTATGAGCCACTCGGCGTGATCTTGGCCGTTATGCCGTGGAACTTCCCCTATTGGCAGGTTATTCGCTTCGCCGCTCCGACACTGACCTCAGGCAATGGTGGTCTGCTCAAGCACGCTTCTAATGTCACGGGATCTGCTCTGGCAATCCAAGATGTTTTTGAGCGGGCTGGTTACCCCAAAAATTTGTTCCAGACCTTGGTGCTTGCGCAGCACTCCATGGTCAACGAGATCATCGCCGACAAGCGCGTTGCCGCTGTCACTCTCACTGGTAGTGAGGGTGCTGGTGCCAATGTTGCTGAAGCTGCTGGACGCGCTCTCAAGAAGACCGTTCTCGAACTGGGCGGATCTGATCCGTTTGTCATTCTCGATGATGTTGATCTGGATGCCATAACGCCCCTGGCTGTTCGTGCACGTTTTACAAACACTGGCCAAAGTTGCTTGTGTGCAAAGCGATTCGTCGTGGACAGCAAAGTTATTGACGGCTTTGAAGACCGCGTCGGTAAAGCCGTTGCTGCGTTGAAGATAGGGGATCCTCTTGACCCTTCAACCCAGATCGGCCCCCTGGCCAAGCCCAGCTTCGTTGACGATATTGATCGACAGGTTCAGGGATCGATTGCTATGGGCGCACGTCTGATTACTGGTGGCCACCGCCTGCCCGGCGATGGAAACTTTTATGCGCCCACCGTCTTGGCGGATGTCACTCCTGACATGCCCGTATTCAATCAAGAGACTTTTGGGCCGGTTATGGCGCTCGTCAAGGCAGAGAATGCGGAGCAGGCCATTGAGCTCGCAGATGCTTCTCAGTATGGTTTGGCGGCATCAATTTGGACTTCAGACATGAACCGTGGACTCGAACTGGGCAAGGGAATTAATTCCGGTGCACTTTTTGTCAACGGTGTCGTGGCCTCTGACCCTCGACTTCCCTTCGGTGGTGTGAAGCTCAGCGGTTATGGACGTGAGCTTTCAATTGAAGGCATGCATGAATTCACCAATGTGCGAGCAGTCTGGGCGGGCGAGCTTCCTCGTTCCTTATAGGTAGTGGCAGTCAGTGCAAGAAAACTACACTGGAGACCTACGTTCCTGCACAAAGTGGTGAGAGATGACTGATCTTCGCAAGGTTGATATCAACCTCATTGTGGTGCTCGATGCGATTCTGAGCGAGCGTAACCTCACACGTGCGGGTGAGCTCATTGGAATGACACAGCCCGCGGTCAGTGGTGCTCTTGCGCGTCTTCGCCAGCAATACGACGACCCAATTCTCGTGCGAGTTGGTCGAGGCTTCGAACTTACGCCTCGTGGTGAAGAGCTGATTCCTGTCGTCCGAGACGCTATGGTGGAAATTTCTCGTACCCTGGAACTTCTTCCTACGTTCGAACCTGCCACGAGCACTCGTACCTTTTATATTTCTGCTTCTGATTACCTGCTGTCTCAAATGACAAGCCCTTTGCTCTCTGTCATAGAACAAGCAGCCCCTGGGGTCAATGTTGAATTCGATGCCCTCCCGGCAGGGGCGAACGTTGAGCCAAATGACCTCCTCCGCAGGGACGTCATCATTGCGGGAACAGGGCGTGGAGTACCTGGCAAGCGCCAATCACTATTCAGCGACACCTTTGTCTGCATCGTCGATAAGACAAACCCCCGCCTTCGAGAAGGCCAGTTGTCTTTGAGTGATCTGGCTGACTTGCGTCACGTGCACAGCAATTTCGGTGAGCATGTTCACACGCATGTGGATGACATGCTTGCTAACGCGGGAATCAGCCCTCATATAGGTGTTTCCGTTCAGGGATTCCTGCCTGTCCCATTTGCGGTAAGCGGCTCCTCAATGGTGGGTTTTGTCCCAGAAAGACTGAGTGAGCAATACAGCGAATCCCTGGGATTAACAATTGCCAAGACACCGCTGAATTCTGTGACCTTGGTTGAAGCTGCTCACTGGCACCCTTCTAAGACCGCAGACCCTGCTTTGAAATGGTTGGTAAGCATGCTTCGGACAGCTGCTGAAATTGTAGAATTTGGTGGCTCTGCAGAAGAGGAATAACTCATATGCCTGCTATCTCATAACCGGATGATTGGTCAGAAAAGCAGAGACCTAGGCTGGCGATATGAGATTTGTAGACCTATCTATGCCCTTGGACGATATTGTCCCGGTTGATCCCCCCTTTTTGCGTCCCAAGATCGAATATAAAGATCACATCGGTGGTCTCAAAGACATGTTCAACATGTATGGAATCTTGCCTGAGCAGCTTCCGGACGGCCAAGGTCTTGCTGCAGAAACAGTAACCATGACCACTCACGCCGGAACTCACGTGGATGCTCCATGGCACTATCACCCCACGATGAATGGGGGAGAGCGTGCATGGACAATCGATGAAGTGCCTTTGGACTGGTTCTTCCGACCCGGTGTGAAGTTAGATCTCACTCACCTTCCAAGCGGACACCTCGTCACTCCAGAGGATATTGATCAGGCGCTCGCGGCCATTGAGTACACACTCAAGCCCTTTGACATCGTGCTCATGCATACGGTGGCAGCCGCTTCATATGGTCGTGAGGACTATGTGGATACTGGGGTTGGCTTTGGACGTGCTGCCACACTTCACCTCACTGGCCAGGGGATAAAGGTTGTGGGCACTGACGCGTGGGGTTGGGACCTTCCCATTCCTGTCAACCGCCAGCTATTTGAATCAACAGGCGACCCCTCAGTTGTCTGGGAAGGCCATAAGGCCGGCGCTGAT of the Aurantimicrobium photophilum genome contains:
- a CDS encoding sugar ABC transporter substrate-binding protein; translation: MATGAVLAIAAMALTGCSSDSGSDSSSNIGLSEEAAAALEVAYTGVGTELNLDSIKDVPKDVNLYVVSCGEQVPGCSVPAAAVKAAAEKLGWTATIADGKLNPEGFATAIRQGVAGGANVIIPIGIGCGVAQAAFQEAVDAGVKIIGGGGVDDCDPKLWASERLWLEDFNPIQQWEEFGKLQADYAFGKHNGEVNAIVLNFTGQVFGQWITDGFTKELEALGNKGKVLETVDVSDPETQDGSMLQKVNTAILNNPDANTLIVPIDGWLVGGLAQAIVQSGSAEQLLVVSRGGDAPVLDMIRAGGQGVNATIGFAVGWGAWGSVDTAARVLSGGTPAWIGESMQAVDVDHNMPKSGGYEGAVDYQKVFSSAWGK
- a CDS encoding fumarylacetoacetate hydrolase family protein; the protein is MRIARYQHNGFPHLGVIRDGKILSLQTNLTLLEVLALPRRERDYLEGQAGKYFRAPADSVKYLTPVEPRAMRDFLSFEAHVAGMKKSFDGDGTIPDAWFEAPGFYFMNPWATSGSTDDIPMPPLTKRLDFELEMAVVILKEARDVSVEEAGDYIAGYCIFNDWSARDIQANEMKVGLGPNKGKDFNNTFGPWITTPDELEQYRDGDRYDLEMVVKVNGVEYGRDSCKNMSWSFEELISHASRGTVVGAGDVLASGTAGMGAMSEHWSRSKQNETPAPLQVGDVVEMTIEGLGMLCNTVTECVSPGHTVPRARRTYSEDRL
- a CDS encoding cyclase family protein, which translates into the protein MRFVDLSMPLDDIVPVDPPFLRPKIEYKDHIGGLKDMFNMYGILPEQLPDGQGLAAETVTMTTHAGTHVDAPWHYHPTMNGGERAWTIDEVPLDWFFRPGVKLDLTHLPSGHLVTPEDIDQALAAIEYTLKPFDIVLMHTVAAASYGREDYVDTGVGFGRAATLHLTGQGIKVVGTDAWGWDLPIPVNRQLFESTGDPSVVWEGHKAGADVAYCQIEKLQHLDQLPATGFTVACFPTKVRGASAGWTRAVAIFED
- a CDS encoding sugar ABC transporter ATP-binding protein, which encodes MSNKPLSGSEAAGFSPAASGSHSEVALTITGLNKSFGGTQALSDASLTVRKGTVHALLGGNGSGKSTSIKILAAVYTADSGDLTIFGKPYSLSGYTSQTAQQAGLRFVHQDLGLFPELSIEENFALDAGYPLRSYGGVDWKKLRAHVSRLLTEYEIDADPWAPVQSLRPSDRTMVAIARALQDQVEGEDLILVLDEPTASLALHESTRLLEQVRRRADKGQTVVMVSHRLQEVLSVAHDFTVFRDGKVVGTLTDASPTEDELVEIMAGSLVKSLRPTGSQSHARNEEVVVLKSIHGGPLRGVNLTVHAGEILGIAGLVGSGRSSILLNIFGSVKPSKGTIILNGKEFTPKHIDEAMDAGVAMVPENRVQDAAFSDLSVRENIAASVLRENWVRGWMSRTKERGIARKLIERFSVKVAGPDALFSSMSGGNQQKVVLARWMQRNPSLLLLDEPTQGVDVMSRADIYSVIREAAAAGMAVIVASSDVSELHALSDRVAILRSGRITDEVVAGELEIDYLNRLVLKDPTGAIPVVKSATARKARS
- a CDS encoding NADP-dependent oxidoreductase, whose product is MPRALLYDEFGGIDVLYIGEVPHSEMQPGQVRLSVKAAALNPFDFKMRSGLIPMPATFPHGVGNDVAGIVTEVAAGSTYFNGDPIVAGDEVLGFADQNAIAEDVVLGASQIAPKPAGLSWEVAGGLAVAGLTADACITALNISAADTLGVSAAAGSVGQVFCQLALAKGATVIGSASPANAEFLRQLGVIPVDYTGDIAAQFTFAAPHGLTKFQDNFGRPAIDMALGLGLSPEKVCSIVDHGAVAELGLATPGRYERSASKLSELAHLVASGKLTLNVQARFPLEHFREACELLEARHVRGKVVITF
- a CDS encoding LysR family transcriptional regulator, whose translation is MTDLRKVDINLIVVLDAILSERNLTRAGELIGMTQPAVSGALARLRQQYDDPILVRVGRGFELTPRGEELIPVVRDAMVEISRTLELLPTFEPATSTRTFYISASDYLLSQMTSPLLSVIEQAAPGVNVEFDALPAGANVEPNDLLRRDVIIAGTGRGVPGKRQSLFSDTFVCIVDKTNPRLREGQLSLSDLADLRHVHSNFGEHVHTHVDDMLANAGISPHIGVSVQGFLPVPFAVSGSSMVGFVPERLSEQYSESLGLTIAKTPLNSVTLVEAAHWHPSKTADPALKWLVSMLRTAAEIVEFGGSAEEE
- a CDS encoding NAD-dependent succinate-semialdehyde dehydrogenase; translation: MNSLVKTVNPSTGEALENYPALDHSGLDAALQSTADAQKHWKTTDIAYRAQLLRKAGAILRDEVDTHAGLIATEMGKPVTEARAEVLKCALTCDYYADHAEEFLAPKPVKTEAVTSYVAYEPLGVILAVMPWNFPYWQVIRFAAPTLTSGNGGLLKHASNVTGSALAIQDVFERAGYPKNLFQTLVLAQHSMVNEIIADKRVAAVTLTGSEGAGANVAEAAGRALKKTVLELGGSDPFVILDDVDLDAITPLAVRARFTNTGQSCLCAKRFVVDSKVIDGFEDRVGKAVAALKIGDPLDPSTQIGPLAKPSFVDDIDRQVQGSIAMGARLITGGHRLPGDGNFYAPTVLADVTPDMPVFNQETFGPVMALVKAENAEQAIELADASQYGLAASIWTSDMNRGLELGKGINSGALFVNGVVASDPRLPFGGVKLSGYGRELSIEGMHEFTNVRAVWAGELPRSL
- a CDS encoding ABC transporter permease, producing the protein MTNNKEVLPSGKERITFGVILERYALLILLALVFMFFTVNPASSRAFPTVMNLNVILGSQAVVSLVAIAALFPLISGYFDFSLGAVAAMAQVMSAGLMANMHAPLWVAVIVPILLASLVGLFNGWLVTKRHMPPFVTTLATATLLSGIILWYTGGQTIVSGIDPAITKFGSSRFLGLPTVVYLVLIVAIAAWYFLSQTPYGRSLYAIGSNVNSARLVGVRVEKNVWWSFVVASSISGLAGVIQLSRMGSATAGDGGALLFAALAAVFLGATAINPGFFNVFGTLIGALFVSIAVSGLVLSGASGWASPVFNGTALLLAVGFSTYLGRRKRRG
- a CDS encoding RpiB/LacA/LacB family sugar-phosphate isomerase: MRIHLGANYLGYELGRALEAWLDSTGFEVVWHGAPEFDNEDDYPLYSIRVGQAVIEDEDAGVPARGIIVGETGAPETIVANKVNGSRAVPGLSKEFVIDARQHADANILILGQKLIQEVDARELVTVFLAEDFLNILDDARRIINTAEFETSGTIEGWMIEYSSGSSGPKGL
- a CDS encoding putative quinol monooxygenase; translation: MAFVCSATWIAKEGSADVVAEALKHLSPASRTEEGNIYYQAYQDPAEPNTFRIFEVYTDEAAFKAHAEYDHFKEYALGKAIPVLETRQRDFYETLDY